One window from the genome of Natrialba magadii ATCC 43099 encodes:
- a CDS encoding LUD domain-containing protein: MSTDTDAVGQLKHALEELEVRLERVSAADASERLAALLTEPAIGTTLPFEGVSLPESVTTEPTAAVLADAQTGITPATFAIAEYGTVALESRAAGDEPISVYPEHHIAVVAASDVVPDLAGGFDRLAARFDAGGDSIVFATGRSATADMGDLVHGVHGPGEVTVVVLEDR; this comes from the coding sequence ATGTCAACCGACACTGACGCTGTCGGCCAGTTGAAACACGCACTCGAGGAACTCGAGGTCAGGCTGGAGCGTGTGTCCGCGGCCGACGCGAGCGAGCGACTCGCGGCGCTGCTCACGGAGCCGGCTATCGGGACCACCCTCCCGTTCGAGGGCGTCTCCCTTCCGGAGTCCGTCACGACCGAGCCGACGGCTGCTGTCCTCGCCGACGCACAGACCGGAATCACGCCGGCGACGTTCGCAATTGCGGAGTACGGCACCGTCGCACTCGAGTCCCGCGCGGCTGGCGACGAACCGATCAGCGTCTATCCGGAGCACCACATCGCCGTCGTCGCGGCGAGCGACGTCGTCCCCGACCTCGCGGGCGGGTTCGACCGCCTCGCGGCTCGGTTCGATGCAGGCGGCGACAGCATCGTTTTCGCCACGGGACGGAGCGCGACTGCCGACATGGGTGACCTCGTCCACGGCGTCCACGGCCCCGGCGAAGTGACCGTCGTCGTGCTGGAGGATCGATAA
- a CDS encoding LUD domain-containing protein has protein sequence MAERSHAPGQSEGGGGTASHTPSHSRAETAAHLRHLLETEGDAIHAHTSVSNLQRHEVFDETDDLDALRSEARAVKEDAIDRLPDLIETVREAVEANGGTVYVAENAADANAYVADVVDDRAATSTAAESASDRPSVVKSKSMTTEELELNDALESEGIEVTETDLGEWVLQVADDTPSHIVGPAMHLTREEIADLFTEQFDPDEEFETAEELTRFARDHLGERIREADVGITGANFVVAESGTITLVTNEGNARKCAVTPDTHVAIAGVEKLIPSIRDLEPFVDLIAKSATGQEISQYVTMLSPPTESPTLTFDEPDEPIGANTDAEANGSTDREFHLVLLDNGRTEMREDDQLRETLYCIRCGACSNSCSNFQAVGGHGFGGETYSGGIATGWEAGVHGQDSAAEFNDLCTGCTRCVDACPVKIDIPWINTVVRDRVNRDVEPAAYDFLVDGLTPDEESGGLDLGKRFFGNIATVAKLGSATAPVSNWLGETAPVRSLLERTLGIDQRRALPSFERHSLVDWFDARGGEGESKRRAAAGRRESHDEPTDALDRDVVLYPDVYTNYVDTDRGKAAVRTLEALGVPVSVPDLPESGRAPLSQGMVATADTQASKVYAALAEDLDAGRDVVVIEPSDLAAFQREYERFLPERSFERLRDNSYEICEFIFGLLENGADPAALSTAGGDGARIGDGNGNENENENGDNGQPIAYHSHCQQRTLDLEAPTVAVLERCGYAPRTSTVECCGMAGSFGYKREYYEVSMDVGDRLASEIEQASTDLVVASGTSCGDQLETLLDRTVPHPVEVLAPNAGP, from the coding sequence ATGGCCGAACGAAGCCACGCACCCGGTCAGTCGGAAGGGGGTGGGGGTACCGCCAGCCACACACCATCCCACTCGCGCGCCGAAACCGCGGCCCATCTTCGACACCTACTCGAGACGGAAGGCGATGCAATTCACGCCCACACGAGCGTCTCCAACCTCCAGCGTCACGAGGTGTTCGACGAAACCGACGATCTCGACGCGCTTCGATCGGAGGCGCGTGCGGTCAAGGAAGACGCCATCGACCGCCTCCCGGACCTCATCGAGACCGTTCGCGAGGCGGTCGAAGCCAACGGCGGAACGGTCTACGTCGCGGAGAACGCGGCCGACGCGAACGCCTACGTCGCCGACGTGGTCGACGACCGGGCCGCGACCAGCACCGCAGCCGAGAGCGCCAGCGACCGCCCGTCCGTCGTCAAATCCAAGTCCATGACCACCGAGGAACTCGAGCTCAACGATGCACTCGAGTCCGAGGGGATCGAGGTCACCGAAACCGACCTCGGCGAGTGGGTCCTCCAGGTTGCAGACGACACGCCTTCGCACATCGTCGGCCCGGCGATGCACCTGACACGTGAGGAGATTGCCGACCTCTTCACAGAGCAGTTCGACCCCGACGAGGAGTTCGAGACCGCAGAAGAGCTCACCCGGTTCGCTCGCGACCACCTCGGTGAGCGCATCCGCGAGGCCGACGTGGGGATTACGGGCGCGAACTTCGTCGTCGCCGAGAGCGGGACGATCACGCTCGTCACGAACGAGGGCAACGCCCGCAAGTGCGCCGTCACGCCAGATACGCACGTCGCAATCGCCGGCGTCGAGAAGCTCATCCCGTCGATTCGGGATCTCGAGCCGTTCGTCGACCTGATCGCGAAGAGCGCGACGGGGCAGGAGATTTCCCAGTACGTGACGATGCTCTCGCCACCGACGGAGTCGCCGACGCTCACCTTCGACGAACCCGACGAGCCGATCGGAGCGAACACGGACGCCGAGGCCAACGGCTCTACAGACCGCGAGTTCCACCTCGTGCTGCTCGATAACGGCCGCACTGAGATGCGTGAGGACGATCAGCTTCGGGAGACGCTGTACTGCATCCGCTGTGGCGCGTGTTCGAACTCGTGTTCGAACTTCCAGGCCGTCGGCGGTCACGGCTTCGGCGGCGAGACCTACTCCGGCGGCATCGCGACGGGCTGGGAGGCCGGCGTCCACGGCCAGGACTCCGCCGCCGAGTTCAACGACCTCTGTACCGGCTGTACGCGCTGTGTCGACGCCTGCCCGGTGAAGATCGACATTCCGTGGATCAACACCGTCGTCAGGGACCGCGTCAACCGCGATGTGGAGCCGGCGGCCTACGACTTCCTCGTCGACGGACTCACGCCGGACGAGGAATCCGGCGGACTCGACCTCGGAAAACGCTTCTTTGGCAACATCGCCACCGTCGCAAAGCTCGGCAGCGCGACGGCCCCGGTCTCGAACTGGCTCGGCGAGACGGCACCGGTACGCTCACTTCTCGAGCGGACGCTCGGTATCGACCAGCGCCGAGCGTTGCCCTCGTTCGAACGGCACTCACTCGTTGACTGGTTCGATGCCCGCGGCGGTGAAGGCGAGTCGAAACGGCGGGCAGCGGCCGGCCGTCGGGAGTCTCACGACGAACCCACAGACGCGCTCGACCGCGACGTCGTCCTCTACCCCGACGTCTACACCAACTACGTCGACACCGACCGCGGGAAGGCGGCCGTGCGGACGCTCGAAGCCCTCGGTGTTCCCGTCTCGGTTCCCGACCTGCCCGAGAGCGGCCGCGCCCCGCTCTCGCAGGGGATGGTCGCCACGGCAGATACGCAGGCGAGCAAGGTCTACGCCGCCCTCGCCGAGGACCTGGACGCTGGCCGCGATGTCGTCGTCATCGAACCCTCCGACCTCGCCGCGTTCCAGCGCGAGTACGAGCGATTCCTCCCCGAACGCTCGTTCGAACGACTGCGGGACAACAGCTACGAGATTTGTGAGTTCATCTTCGGGCTACTCGAGAACGGTGCGGATCCGGCGGCACTGTCGACGGCTGGTGGTGACGGAGCGAGAATCGGTGACGGGAACGGGAACGAGAACGAGAACGAAAACGGGGACAACGGCCAGCCGATCGCCTACCACTCCCACTGCCAGCAACGCACGCTCGACCTCGAAGCGCCGACGGTCGCCGTCCTCGAACGCTGTGGCTACGCTCCGCGGACCTCGACGGTCGAGTGCTGTGGCATGGCCGGCTCCTTCGGCTACAAGCGCGAGTACTACGAGGTCAGCATGGATGTCGGCGACCGACTGGCGTCGGAGATTGAGCAGGCCAGCACCGATCTAGTCGTCGCGTCGGGTACCTCGTGTGGGGACCAACTCGAGACGCTGCTGGATCGGACGGTGCCCCATCCGGTCGAAGTGCTAGCTCCTAATGCTGGCCCTTGA